Proteins encoded together in one Candidatus Hydrogenedentota bacterium window:
- a CDS encoding 4Fe-4S dicluster domain-containing protein has product MNAPRGTQGGALDPTLQRRSFLKAGVGTMAALASLAGISAPLRSVNSGVSLDAFLQQHYKRLTPDLLDQILRRIENEVARDYGAKVTVRDIRPMDGVEFGYALNLSRCNGNRKCVEACVQENNQTRDPQMQYIRVLEMPAGSLDVEKSDLYYDHEQVPAKGKYYLPVQCQQCQNPPCTKVCPVEATWTEPDGITVIDYNWCIGCRYCMAACPYEARRFNWKQAEIPPEEINPNMGYLSNRIRPMGVVEKCTYCLHRTREGQYPACMEVCPTGARVFGNMLDPDSEINYILKNKRVYILKEDAGTAPRFFYYFDV; this is encoded by the coding sequence ATGAACGCGCCGCGCGGAACCCAGGGCGGCGCCTTGGACCCGACACTTCAACGCCGCAGCTTTCTGAAGGCGGGCGTAGGGACGATGGCGGCCCTTGCGTCGTTGGCAGGCATCAGCGCGCCGTTGCGGTCGGTAAACAGTGGTGTCAGCCTGGACGCATTCCTTCAGCAACACTACAAGCGCTTGACGCCCGACCTGCTCGATCAAATCCTTCGCCGCATCGAGAACGAGGTCGCGCGCGACTATGGCGCGAAAGTGACGGTGCGCGACATTCGGCCGATGGACGGCGTCGAATTCGGCTATGCGCTGAACCTCTCCCGCTGCAACGGCAACCGGAAATGCGTCGAGGCGTGCGTACAGGAGAACAACCAGACGCGCGATCCGCAGATGCAGTACATCCGTGTGCTCGAGATGCCGGCGGGATCGCTCGACGTCGAGAAGTCCGATCTCTACTACGACCACGAGCAGGTGCCGGCAAAAGGCAAGTATTACCTGCCGGTGCAGTGCCAACAGTGCCAAAACCCGCCGTGCACGAAGGTGTGCCCGGTCGAGGCGACCTGGACCGAACCGGACGGCATTACGGTCATCGATTACAACTGGTGCATCGGCTGCCGGTACTGCATGGCGGCTTGCCCGTACGAGGCGCGCCGGTTCAACTGGAAGCAGGCAGAGATTCCGCCGGAAGAAATCAACCCGAACATGGGCTACCTCAGCAACCGTATCCGGCCGATGGGGGTAGTCGAGAAATGCACGTACTGCCTGCACCGCACGCGCGAAGGCCAGTATCCCGCGTGCATGGAGGTGTGTCCGACGGGCGCGCGTGTGTTCGGAAATATGCTCGATCCGGACAGCGAGATCAATTACATCCTGAAGAACAAACGCGTGTACATCCTGAAAGAAGACGCGGGCACGGCCCCTCGCTTCTTCTATTACTTTGACGTATGA
- a CDS encoding diguanylate cyclase has product MRILIAEDDAVSRRILEAYLRKWGHDVVVAKDGAEAWECLQREDAPRLALLDWMMPAIDGVEVCKRVRARDGAPFTYLLLLTAKGETGDIVTALDAGADDYLIKPYNADELRSRIGAGERIVRLHEELELANAALRRLSQTDFLTQVSNRSAIVHRLEEELSRSARTNAPLAVFLLDVDHFKRINDTYGHAAGDAVLIEVARRLKEQCRTYDATGRYGGEEFVVIAPGPQRTEIEAVGERVRKAIAHAPFACDDKSIDVTVSVGGVWIAPGVAASVDVVLRRADELLYQAKHAGRNCIVTAGANDDAPHQSPHTIPASV; this is encoded by the coding sequence TTGAGAATCCTCATCGCCGAGGATGACGCGGTATCGCGTCGTATCCTCGAAGCGTATCTTCGGAAATGGGGCCACGACGTCGTCGTAGCCAAGGATGGCGCGGAAGCGTGGGAGTGCCTTCAACGCGAAGACGCGCCCCGGCTTGCGTTGTTAGACTGGATGATGCCCGCCATCGACGGAGTCGAAGTCTGCAAACGCGTACGGGCACGCGATGGCGCGCCGTTCACCTACCTGCTGTTGTTGACCGCGAAAGGCGAGACCGGCGACATTGTGACCGCGCTCGACGCCGGCGCGGACGACTACCTAATCAAACCGTACAACGCGGACGAGTTGCGCTCGCGAATCGGCGCGGGAGAACGCATCGTGCGGCTTCACGAGGAACTGGAACTGGCGAACGCCGCGCTGCGGCGACTCTCACAGACAGATTTCCTGACACAGGTTTCAAACCGCAGCGCCATCGTGCATCGGCTCGAAGAAGAGCTCTCCCGCTCCGCGCGGACCAATGCGCCCCTGGCCGTATTTCTGCTCGACGTCGACCATTTCAAGCGGATTAATGACACCTACGGCCACGCCGCCGGCGACGCCGTCTTGATCGAAGTCGCGCGCCGGCTGAAGGAACAGTGCAGGACTTACGACGCCACCGGCCGGTACGGCGGCGAAGAGTTCGTCGTTATCGCGCCGGGACCGCAACGGACCGAAATCGAGGCAGTGGGCGAACGCGTACGCAAGGCGATCGCGCATGCCCCGTTCGCGTGTGACGACAAGTCGATCGACGTGACCGTGAGCGTCGGCGGAGTCTGGATCGCCCCCGGTGTTGCCGCGTCGGTGGATGTGGTTCTCAGGCGCGCCGACGAGCTGCTCTACCAAGCGAAACACGCCGGGCGCAATTGCATCGTCACCGCGGGCGCGAACGACGACGCCCCGCACCAATCCCCCCATACCATACCCGCGTCCGTTTAG
- the hcp gene encoding hydroxylamine reductase, with translation MHCDQCEQTAHGTACTEIGVCGKDPDIESLQKILLYGLKGMCAYKHHARRLGKTDEEVEAFIEEAMFATVTNVNFDMESLLALVLECGRMNYKTMELLDRGHVEMFGQPQPTEVIEGIQEGPGILVTGHDLVDLRDILEQSAGKGIKVYTHGEMLPAHMYPGLMKYPHLAGHYGGAWQKQRVEFRAFPGPTVATTNCVLIPWAGNNYADRLYTTRVTAVPGVTRIKTNDFSQVIAKALEIGPLTPTPLKKSTVGFHHSVILGLADKVVDAVKTGKIKRFFLIGGCDGAEPGRNYFSEYAQALPKESVILTLGCGKYRIRDYEYGMADGIPRFLDMGQCNDAYGAIQVALALAKAFNCGVNDLPLTLVISWFEQKAVAVLLTLLYLGMKNITLGPALPAFVTPNVLNVLVEKYGLKGIGENAVEDAHAAMAIA, from the coding sequence ATGCATTGCGATCAATGTGAGCAAACCGCGCACGGAACGGCGTGTACCGAAATCGGCGTGTGCGGAAAGGACCCGGACATCGAGTCCCTGCAGAAGATTCTGTTGTACGGGTTGAAGGGCATGTGCGCGTACAAACACCACGCGCGCCGCCTGGGAAAAACGGACGAGGAGGTCGAGGCGTTTATCGAAGAGGCGATGTTTGCGACGGTCACGAACGTGAACTTTGACATGGAAAGCCTGCTCGCTCTGGTGCTCGAATGCGGGCGCATGAACTACAAGACGATGGAACTGCTCGATCGCGGGCACGTCGAAATGTTCGGCCAACCGCAGCCCACCGAAGTGATCGAGGGTATTCAGGAAGGACCGGGCATTCTCGTGACGGGCCACGATCTGGTCGACCTGAGGGACATCCTCGAACAGAGTGCGGGCAAGGGTATCAAGGTGTACACGCACGGAGAGATGCTCCCTGCGCACATGTACCCCGGACTAATGAAGTATCCGCACCTCGCGGGACACTACGGCGGGGCATGGCAAAAACAGCGCGTCGAGTTTCGCGCATTTCCCGGCCCGACTGTCGCGACAACGAACTGTGTCCTAATTCCCTGGGCGGGCAACAACTACGCCGATAGGCTGTATACCACGCGAGTGACGGCGGTGCCAGGCGTGACACGCATCAAGACAAACGATTTCTCGCAAGTCATCGCGAAGGCGCTCGAAATCGGGCCACTTACGCCGACGCCGCTGAAGAAGTCTACTGTGGGTTTCCACCACAGCGTCATTCTTGGACTGGCGGACAAGGTCGTCGATGCGGTGAAGACCGGAAAGATTAAGCGCTTCTTCTTAATCGGCGGCTGCGACGGCGCCGAACCGGGCCGGAACTACTTTAGCGAATATGCGCAAGCCCTGCCGAAGGAGTCTGTCATCCTTACGCTTGGCTGCGGCAAGTATCGCATTCGCGACTACGAATATGGCATGGCGGACGGTATCCCGCGCTTTCTGGACATGGGCCAGTGCAACGACGCCTACGGCGCGATTCAGGTCGCGCTCGCGCTGGCGAAGGCGTTCAACTGCGGCGTGAATGATTTGCCGCTGACCCTCGTGATATCTTGGTTCGAACAGAAGGCCGTTGCGGTCCTGCTGACATTGCTTTACCTTGGCATGAAAAATATCACGCTCGGACCTGCGCTGCCGGCATTTGTCACGCCGAACGTGCTGAACGTGCTGGTCGAAAAGTACGGATTGAAGGGGATTGGGGAAAACGCCGTTGAGGACGCGCACGCCGCAATGGCGATCGCGTAG
- a CDS encoding DUF1501 domain-containing protein yields the protein MNVIISRRGFLKGAAMFSSIGLAPAFLAHTAESVSGDAAPIAGFKDGRILVVVQLGGGNDGLNTLVPCSDDSYYRARPTIGLKKDRLIRINDDLAANDKLADLMKLYDNGQVAIVQGVGYPNPDRSHFRSMEIWHTASDSDEFLSRGWIGRYFDNCCSGSARPQAGVALGKERPQAFDGEKGIGVAFEDPAAFGWKPGKATDTAERFEKINAEGSSKNDTLEFLRHTTSNAIMSSYEVKEAAQRAGAANTGQRPGAKDPLQTVAALIRGDLQTRIYYVSTSGFDTHANQAGTHDSLLERFAQSLGRFQQTLEADGHADRVVTMVFSEFGRRVEQNASGGTDHGTAAPMFVVGKNVKAGIYGSAPNLTDLDDGDLKYGVDFRSVYSSVLKDWFEVAPEKILKKEFSRIPLIA from the coding sequence ATGAACGTCATCATCTCACGCCGCGGTTTCCTGAAGGGTGCGGCCATGTTCAGCTCGATTGGGCTCGCGCCCGCGTTTCTGGCGCACACGGCCGAGAGCGTTTCAGGCGATGCCGCGCCAATCGCGGGATTCAAGGACGGCCGCATACTCGTCGTCGTGCAGTTGGGCGGCGGAAACGACGGATTGAACACGCTTGTGCCGTGCTCGGACGACTCCTACTACCGCGCGCGGCCCACGATTGGACTAAAGAAGGATAGGCTCATTCGCATCAATGACGATCTTGCCGCAAACGACAAGCTCGCCGACCTCATGAAGCTGTACGACAACGGCCAAGTCGCGATCGTTCAAGGCGTGGGCTATCCGAACCCGGACCGCTCGCATTTTCGTTCGATGGAAATCTGGCATACCGCTAGCGACTCGGACGAATTCCTGTCCCGCGGTTGGATCGGACGCTACTTCGACAACTGCTGCTCCGGTTCCGCGCGCCCGCAGGCCGGTGTCGCGCTGGGAAAGGAGCGGCCGCAAGCCTTTGACGGCGAGAAGGGGATCGGCGTCGCGTTCGAGGACCCGGCAGCCTTCGGTTGGAAACCCGGCAAGGCGACGGACACCGCCGAACGCTTCGAGAAGATCAACGCCGAAGGCAGCAGCAAGAATGACACCTTGGAGTTCCTGCGCCACACAACGTCGAACGCGATCATGAGTTCCTATGAAGTGAAAGAAGCCGCGCAACGCGCGGGCGCGGCCAACACCGGCCAGCGCCCCGGCGCGAAAGACCCGCTGCAAACCGTCGCGGCCCTCATCCGCGGCGATTTGCAGACGCGCATCTACTACGTCAGCACGAGCGGGTTCGATACGCACGCCAACCAGGCGGGCACGCACGATTCGTTGCTCGAACGGTTCGCGCAGTCCCTCGGGCGCTTCCAGCAAACCCTCGAAGCGGATGGTCACGCCGACCGCGTCGTGACGATGGTGTTCTCCGAATTCGGACGCCGAGTCGAGCAGAACGCCAGCGGGGGCACGGACCACGGCACCGCCGCGCCAATGTTCGTTGTGGGCAAGAACGTCAAGGCGGGCATCTATGGCAGCGCGCCCAACTTGACGGATCTCGATGACGGCGACCTGAAGTACGGCGTCGACTTCCGCAGCGTCTACTCCTCTGTACTTAAAGATTGGTTCGAAGTTGCCCCGGAGAAAATCCTGAAGAAGGAATTCAGCCGGATTCCACTCATCGCGTAG
- a CDS encoding alginate export family protein, whose protein sequence is MKKSLVALAGIVLACGAYAELQNVDVGGEVRIRARYWTNTYETGINGPGEIRIPNFFVPKRPIGPFGVVSRYDWDDRDHDLDFVEQRTRLNVKADFTNEVAAFIELESYDIWGEEFRSNYITGTDNRAVTGNDVEVYQSYIETNETFGLPLRLRIGRQEMKMGKGWLVDDITTAIIGRSFDAVRATYSLDTVDIDAWFSKLNERGIDEEDGDTDFYGIYATCHAVDWLNASVYWMYIRDGRSLNDTNFVAPIEWLEDLFDLDDYDPTNMHTVGLRLFGNSTGFDYDLELAYQFGDAGSVGFGFKPTGFLYGDDDAEFDAWAGDLEVGYTIDMAWNPRVYLGGAYFEGEDNRDLSFIEWLNPFYRAEASVSFNRLFPGKPYSMIMEIGQDMSNFWQVRGGVTAHPTEAITAGLQVAMYGVDETFDSPVTVTVGEFKIPVAPALSFWTEESDDDIGVTTHLYLNYQYSEDLFFKVGWEHLFTGDGLGDGNFIHRYGLEFSGGSDDDDADYFYFDTGLKF, encoded by the coding sequence ATGAAGAAATCATTGGTTGCGTTGGCAGGAATCGTATTGGCGTGCGGCGCGTACGCGGAGCTTCAAAACGTCGATGTCGGCGGGGAAGTGCGTATTCGTGCACGATACTGGACAAACACGTACGAGACGGGCATCAACGGCCCGGGGGAAATCAGGATTCCGAACTTCTTCGTGCCGAAACGGCCCATCGGTCCGTTCGGCGTCGTGAGCCGGTATGACTGGGACGATCGCGATCACGATCTTGATTTCGTCGAACAACGCACTCGGCTGAATGTGAAAGCGGACTTCACAAACGAGGTCGCCGCATTCATCGAACTCGAGTCCTACGACATCTGGGGCGAGGAGTTCCGATCGAACTACATTACCGGCACCGACAACCGCGCGGTGACGGGGAACGACGTCGAGGTTTATCAGTCGTACATAGAGACGAACGAAACGTTCGGCCTGCCCTTGCGCCTGCGCATTGGCCGGCAGGAAATGAAGATGGGCAAGGGTTGGCTCGTGGACGACATCACCACAGCGATTATCGGCCGGTCTTTCGACGCCGTCCGCGCGACATACAGCCTTGACACGGTCGACATTGACGCATGGTTCAGCAAGCTCAACGAGCGCGGGATCGACGAAGAGGACGGTGACACGGACTTCTACGGAATTTACGCGACCTGCCACGCGGTCGATTGGCTGAACGCATCGGTCTATTGGATGTACATCCGCGACGGGCGCAGTCTAAACGACACGAATTTCGTCGCGCCGATCGAGTGGCTCGAGGACCTGTTTGACCTCGACGATTACGATCCAACCAATATGCACACCGTCGGACTGCGCCTTTTCGGCAACTCGACGGGCTTCGATTACGACCTCGAACTTGCATACCAGTTTGGCGATGCCGGAAGCGTCGGGTTCGGCTTCAAACCAACCGGTTTCCTCTACGGCGATGACGATGCGGAGTTTGACGCGTGGGCCGGTGACCTCGAAGTGGGGTACACGATCGACATGGCGTGGAACCCGCGCGTGTACCTCGGCGGCGCGTACTTCGAGGGCGAGGACAACCGCGACCTGAGTTTCATCGAGTGGCTAAACCCGTTCTATCGCGCCGAGGCGAGCGTTTCGTTCAACCGCCTGTTCCCCGGTAAGCCGTACAGCATGATTATGGAAATCGGACAGGACATGTCGAACTTCTGGCAAGTCCGCGGCGGCGTTACCGCGCACCCGACAGAAGCCATCACCGCTGGACTGCAAGTCGCGATGTACGGCGTTGACGAAACGTTCGACTCTCCGGTAACGGTAACCGTCGGCGAGTTCAAGATTCCGGTCGCGCCCGCGCTCAGCTTCTGGACCGAAGAGTCGGATGACGACATCGGCGTGACGACGCACTTGTATCTAAACTATCAGTATTCGGAAGATTTGTTTTTCAAGGTGGGCTGGGAACACCTTTTCACCGGCGACGGGCTTGGAGACGGCAACTTCATTCACCGCTATGGCCTTGAATTCAGCGGCGGTAGCGACGATGACGACGCCGACTACTTCTACTTCGACACTGGTCTGAAGTTCTAA
- a CDS encoding MotA/TolQ/ExbB proton channel family protein: MTLWDMVKAGGTVMIVIMLLSVAALSLVIYFMVTLTPAREVPLQFVKRAQAQIRAGDLRGAYQMCEDRDEFIANVLRAGLRMHGHDRYVIQEAMESEGERRAALLWQRISYLNNIGVIAPMLGLLGTVTGMMGAFGAIAYNDAQSKSIVMAYNVAQALVTTAAGLVLGIIAFIFYYYLRGRVVTIIAHVEAHASEFVELLTGKGPIE, encoded by the coding sequence ATGACGTTATGGGACATGGTGAAGGCTGGCGGGACGGTCATGATCGTCATCATGCTGTTGAGCGTTGCCGCGCTCAGTTTGGTTATTTACTTCATGGTTACGTTGACACCGGCCCGCGAGGTGCCGCTCCAATTCGTCAAACGCGCGCAGGCGCAAATCCGCGCCGGCGATTTGCGAGGCGCGTACCAGATGTGCGAAGACCGCGACGAATTTATCGCGAACGTGTTGCGCGCGGGGCTGCGGATGCACGGGCACGATCGGTACGTGATCCAGGAAGCCATGGAAAGCGAGGGCGAACGCCGCGCGGCGCTACTTTGGCAGCGGATTTCGTATCTGAACAACATCGGCGTGATTGCGCCGATGCTCGGATTGCTCGGCACCGTAACCGGCATGATGGGCGCGTTTGGAGCGATTGCGTATAACGATGCGCAGTCCAAGTCTATTGTTATGGCGTATAACGTCGCACAGGCCTTGGTCACCACCGCCGCGGGCCTGGTCCTCGGTATCATCGCGTTCATCTTCTATTACTATTTGCGCGGTCGCGTGGTTACAATCATTGCGCACGTGGAAGCGCACGCGAGCGAATTCGTGGAACTGCTTACGGGCAAAGGGCCGATCGAATGA
- the nrfD gene encoding polysulfide reductase NrfD, with the protein MAVLTVLTVIGGNAYSRQLVQGLAVTGMTDQVSWGAYIANFTYLVGVAAAAVMLVIPAYIYRNKDMHDVVLFGELLAIAAIVMALLFVVVDLGRPDRFWHLIPVIGKFNFPGSMLSWDVIVLNGYLLLNLHICGYLLFMKYMDRKPTILFYMPFVLVAIAWAVSIHTVTAFLYVGLVGRPFWNSAIVAPRFLGSAFTAGPGILIIVFQIIRRMSTYQISDRALHILRNIVTVSLLVNLFLLGCEAFKEFYSESVHSSSAKYLFFGLHGHDALVPWMWGAMAMEFAAATILIIPPLAQRISLLNAACVLAIVGIWIEKGMGLIVPGFVPTPLGNIVEYVPSLNEALVCVGIWSFGLLIFSWMLHVSIPIMSGEFRHQSKEV; encoded by the coding sequence ATGGCCGTGCTGACCGTGCTCACGGTCATCGGCGGGAACGCGTATTCGCGGCAGCTCGTGCAGGGTCTCGCCGTGACCGGCATGACCGACCAGGTATCGTGGGGCGCGTACATCGCGAACTTCACGTACCTCGTAGGCGTTGCCGCGGCGGCGGTGATGCTCGTAATTCCGGCGTACATTTACCGCAACAAGGACATGCACGACGTGGTGCTGTTCGGCGAACTGCTTGCGATCGCCGCGATTGTCATGGCGCTGTTGTTTGTTGTGGTCGACCTCGGCCGGCCGGACCGGTTCTGGCACCTCATCCCGGTCATCGGCAAATTCAATTTTCCCGGCTCGATGTTGTCGTGGGACGTGATCGTGTTGAACGGGTACCTGCTGCTCAATCTGCACATTTGCGGCTACCTGTTGTTTATGAAGTACATGGATCGAAAACCGACAATTCTGTTCTACATGCCGTTCGTGCTGGTGGCGATCGCGTGGGCGGTCAGCATTCACACCGTAACGGCGTTCCTGTACGTCGGCCTGGTCGGACGGCCGTTCTGGAATTCGGCAATTGTTGCGCCGCGATTTCTCGGTTCCGCGTTCACGGCGGGCCCGGGGATTCTCATCATCGTGTTCCAGATCATCCGCCGCATGTCCACGTATCAGATTTCGGACCGTGCGCTGCACATTTTGCGCAACATCGTTACCGTTTCTCTGCTGGTGAACCTGTTTCTCCTCGGGTGCGAGGCGTTCAAGGAGTTCTATTCCGAGTCCGTGCACAGCAGTTCCGCGAAGTACCTCTTCTTTGGGTTGCACGGCCACGACGCGTTGGTGCCGTGGATGTGGGGTGCGATGGCGATGGAATTCGCCGCCGCCACAATCCTAATCATCCCGCCGCTTGCGCAGCGCATCTCGCTGCTCAACGCCGCGTGCGTGCTCGCCATCGTCGGCATCTGGATCGAGAAAGGCATGGGCCTCATCGTGCCCGGCTTCGTGCCGACGCCTCTCGGCAATATCGTCGAATATGTCCCCTCGCTTAACGAGGCGTTGGTATGCGTGGGGATTTGGTCGTTCGGTCTACTGATCTTTTCGTGGATGCTCCACGTTTCAATTCCCATCATGTCCGGCGAATTCCGCCACCAGTCGAAAGAGGTATGA
- a CDS encoding hydroxylamine oxidoreductase: MLPQLSPESKACAECHKTQSPAIYEQWGASKHFRGNIGCMECHRANKDDVDAWLHEGQYISTIVSPRDCARCHAREVEEFAASHHSKGARILGSLDNTLAEVVEGNHGMVTPAFPEGVSAAAVNGCWQCHGTEVKVLPGGKLDPATWPNTGIGRINPDGSEGSCSACHSRHEFSVEQVRQPENCGKCHMGPDHPQIEIYNESKHGIAFRANVDKMNLANPKWVVGEDYSAAPTCATCHMSATKNMPVTHDVGLRISWNNRPAISVRPEVADAKMGLPGANVSWQQRRENMKQVCLSCHNVNFFDSFYKQYDELLDLYHEKFAQPGLDLMAAAKPLLKPVEFSNEIEWTWYEIWHHEGRRARHGVSMMGPDITHWHGTYEVSKHFYTEFIPQLEEIIHKGLESEDAAKKEAATALQAKLDEVLNSDNHKWYINKMDPGEADARKKRQEEFKARYEPKKEAAAK; encoded by the coding sequence ATGCTGCCGCAGTTGTCGCCGGAGTCGAAAGCCTGTGCGGAGTGTCACAAGACGCAGAGCCCCGCGATCTACGAGCAGTGGGGAGCGAGCAAACATTTCCGCGGGAACATCGGGTGCATGGAATGCCACCGCGCGAACAAGGACGACGTAGACGCGTGGCTGCACGAGGGGCAGTATATCTCGACGATCGTCAGCCCGCGGGATTGTGCGCGGTGCCACGCGCGCGAGGTCGAGGAGTTCGCCGCGTCGCACCACTCGAAGGGCGCGCGCATCCTCGGGTCACTCGATAACACACTGGCCGAGGTGGTCGAAGGCAACCACGGCATGGTGACGCCCGCGTTTCCCGAGGGTGTGTCTGCCGCCGCGGTGAACGGGTGTTGGCAATGCCACGGCACCGAGGTGAAGGTGCTGCCCGGCGGCAAACTCGACCCCGCGACGTGGCCAAACACCGGCATCGGCCGAATTAACCCCGACGGCTCGGAAGGCTCGTGCTCGGCGTGCCATTCGCGGCACGAGTTCAGCGTCGAACAAGTACGGCAGCCGGAGAACTGTGGCAAGTGCCACATGGGGCCCGATCACCCGCAAATCGAAATTTACAACGAGTCAAAACATGGCATCGCGTTCCGCGCGAACGTCGACAAGATGAACCTTGCCAATCCGAAATGGGTCGTGGGTGAAGACTACAGCGCGGCGCCGACCTGCGCGACGTGCCACATGAGCGCGACGAAGAACATGCCGGTGACGCACGACGTCGGCTTGCGAATCAGTTGGAACAACCGGCCCGCAATTTCGGTCCGCCCCGAAGTGGCGGACGCGAAAATGGGGCTGCCCGGAGCGAACGTTAGCTGGCAGCAGCGGCGCGAGAACATGAAGCAGGTGTGTCTGAGTTGCCACAACGTGAACTTTTTCGACAGCTTCTACAAGCAGTACGACGAGCTGCTCGACTTATACCACGAGAAATTCGCGCAACCGGGTCTGGACCTGATGGCCGCGGCGAAACCGCTTCTGAAACCGGTCGAGTTCTCGAACGAAATTGAGTGGACGTGGTACGAGATTTGGCACCACGAAGGCCGGCGCGCGCGCCATGGTGTTTCGATGATGGGACCGGACATCACGCATTGGCACGGCACGTACGAAGTATCGAAGCACTTCTATACGGAATTCATTCCACAACTAGAGGAAATCATCCACAAAGGCCTCGAATCCGAGGACGCCGCGAAAAAGGAAGCCGCCACGGCGCTTCAAGCCAAGCTCGACGAGGTGCTCAACAGCGACAACCACAAGTGGTACATCAACAAGATGGATCCGGGCGAGGCCGACGCGCGCAAGAAACGCCAGGAAGAATTCAAGGCACGGTACGAACCGAAGAAGGAAGCCGCGGCAAAATGA
- a CDS encoding DUF1800 domain-containing protein, protein MATPLLKPIDSWSAANARHLLNRAGFGGPSERLTKIAAMTPEEAVSFLVDFTAQPTDAGAPEFVVAVRSPEEVRREMEGLSVEERRAKANEYQQEERAAIQKLKGWWLERMHTTERPLEEKLTLFWHGHFATSAQKVKSSWHTHQLNDVFRRNAAGNFKQLTIDVGQSPSMLRYLDNNRSTKKHPNENWARELMELFTLGQGQYTEDDIKESARAFTGWTADHQKFAYRFDYHDGGPKTFMGKTGNFDGWDVINIIFEQPAASRFIAAKLWKYFAYDDPEKEIVEGLAQTLRENNYELRPMLRQMFASRAFYGDKAVARQVKSPAQFVVQLAFDMRYENPPYVAMARACQSLGQDLFFPPNVKGWDGNLAWVNANAMLTRYNLPQGLLAANVVKDARMETTAKKPGGESMEPAMQDTMMSPKTDDMPERWDAREFLLSLGFNTPNECVTKLAEHFLCVPLTDAQRAELLAALEPALGPDQSMNRKNVNPKNLFAAMHLLLSTAEYQLC, encoded by the coding sequence ATGGCCACGCCATTATTGAAGCCGATCGACTCGTGGAGCGCCGCCAATGCGAGGCACCTGCTCAACCGGGCTGGTTTCGGCGGTCCGTCCGAGCGGCTCACTAAGATTGCCGCGATGACGCCCGAAGAGGCGGTTTCATTCCTCGTCGATTTCACTGCCCAGCCCACGGACGCCGGCGCACCCGAATTCGTGGTCGCAGTGCGCAGCCCGGAAGAGGTCAGACGCGAGATGGAAGGCCTCAGCGTCGAGGAGCGGCGCGCCAAGGCCAACGAGTACCAACAGGAAGAGCGCGCCGCAATCCAGAAGTTGAAGGGGTGGTGGCTCGAACGGATGCACACCACAGAGCGTCCGCTCGAAGAAAAACTGACGCTGTTCTGGCACGGACACTTCGCCACATCCGCGCAGAAAGTCAAGTCCTCCTGGCATACGCACCAGCTTAACGACGTGTTTCGCAGGAATGCGGCGGGAAATTTCAAGCAGTTGACGATAGACGTCGGCCAGTCGCCGTCGATGCTTCGTTACCTGGACAACAACCGCAGCACAAAGAAGCACCCAAACGAGAACTGGGCGCGCGAACTGATGGAACTTTTCACGCTCGGGCAGGGGCAATACACCGAAGACGACATTAAGGAATCCGCCCGCGCGTTTACGGGTTGGACGGCGGACCATCAGAAGTTTGCATACCGGTTTGATTACCACGACGGCGGTCCGAAGACGTTCATGGGGAAGACTGGCAATTTCGACGGCTGGGACGTCATCAACATTATCTTCGAGCAGCCCGCCGCATCGAGATTCATCGCGGCGAAACTGTGGAAATATTTCGCGTACGACGATCCCGAGAAGGAGATTGTGGAAGGTCTTGCGCAGACGCTGCGCGAAAACAACTACGAACTGCGCCCGATGCTTCGGCAGATGTTCGCGTCGCGCGCATTCTACGGCGATAAGGCGGTCGCCCGGCAAGTGAAGAGCCCGGCCCAGTTCGTCGTGCAACTCGCCTTCGACATGCGTTACGAGAACCCGCCCTATGTCGCCATGGCGCGCGCATGCCAATCGCTCGGCCAAGACCTGTTTTTCCCGCCCAACGTGAAGGGATGGGACGGCAATCTCGCGTGGGTCAATGCGAATGCAATGCTGACCCGTTACAACCTTCCGCAGGGACTCCTTGCCGCGAACGTCGTAAAGGACGCGCGCATGGAAACGACGGCAAAGAAGCCCGGCGGCGAGTCGATGGAACCGGCGATGCAGGACACGATGATGTCCCCGAAAACGGACGACATGCCGGAACGCTGGGACGCGCGCGAGTTCTTGCTTTCGCTCGGTTTCAACACGCCGAACGAGTGCGTGACCAAGCTCGCGGAACACTTCCTGTGCGTGCCGCTCACGGACGCGCAGCGCGCCGAGTTGCTTGCCGCGCTCGAGCCCGCGCTGGGCCCCGACCAGTCCATGAACCGCAAAAACGTAAACCCGAAGAATTTGTTCGCCGCGATGCACCTGCTGCTGAGCACGGCGGAATACCAACTGTGTTAA